The Georgenia faecalis genome includes a window with the following:
- a CDS encoding AMP-binding protein, with product MTPLEPPPRPAEGGTRPAAVATLLADLAATLDDGAARGPLLPLAPGADPAPVLARLRTPPAPGTAVVLATSGSTSGTGHLVALTGAALRASAEATHERLGGPGQWLACLPTHHVAGFQVLVRSVVAGTSPVVLDTTDGFRPTDLPEAVGRLRGDLPSYLSLVPTQLRRVLEAGGAPLAALARLDAVLLGGARTPAALLDAAARAGVRVVTTYGMTETGGGCVYDGVPLAGVRVRTDAGRVLLAGPVLADGYLDDPQASAAAFVTEGGERWLRTADRGALCDGRLAVQGRLDDVLITGGVNVSAGAVERVLADTFGEVVVVGVADDEWGVVVTAVVAGGPARLADLRARVVPRLGGPAAPRALVVLDALPLIGPGKVDRRAVARLATEALAGAPSAARVRAVERH from the coding sequence CGACGACGGCGCGGCGCGCGGCCCCCTCCTGCCGCTCGCCCCCGGCGCCGACCCCGCCCCCGTCCTCGCCCGGCTGCGGACCCCGCCCGCCCCGGGGACCGCCGTCGTCCTGGCGACGTCGGGCTCGACCAGCGGCACCGGCCACCTGGTCGCCCTCACGGGGGCCGCCCTGCGCGCCTCCGCCGAGGCGACGCACGAGCGCCTGGGCGGGCCCGGTCAGTGGCTCGCGTGCCTGCCCACCCACCACGTGGCCGGGTTCCAGGTGCTCGTCCGCTCCGTCGTCGCCGGGACCTCCCCCGTGGTCCTCGACACCACGGACGGCTTCCGGCCCACGGACCTGCCGGAGGCGGTGGGCCGCCTGCGCGGTGACCTGCCGTCCTACCTCTCCCTCGTCCCCACCCAGCTGCGCCGGGTCCTCGAGGCGGGCGGCGCCCCCCTCGCGGCGCTGGCCCGCCTCGACGCCGTCCTCCTCGGTGGCGCCCGCACCCCCGCCGCGCTCCTGGACGCGGCGGCCCGGGCCGGCGTCCGCGTCGTCACGACCTACGGCATGACCGAGACCGGCGGGGGCTGCGTGTACGACGGCGTCCCGCTGGCCGGGGTCCGCGTCCGCACCGACGCCGGCCGCGTCCTCCTCGCCGGCCCCGTCCTCGCCGACGGCTACCTCGACGACCCGCAGGCCTCGGCCGCGGCGTTCGTCACCGAGGGTGGCGAGCGGTGGCTGCGCACCGCCGACCGCGGGGCCCTGTGCGACGGGCGCCTGGCCGTGCAGGGCCGCCTCGACGACGTCCTCATCACCGGCGGGGTCAACGTCAGTGCCGGTGCGGTGGAGCGCGTCCTCGCCGACACGTTCGGTGAGGTCGTCGTCGTCGGCGTCGCCGACGACGAGTGGGGCGTGGTGGTCACGGCCGTCGTGGCCGGCGGGCCGGCGCGCCTGGCCGACCTGCGGGCACGCGTCGTGCCGCGGCTCGGTGGCCCGGCCGCGCCGCGGGCCCTCGTCGTGCTCGACGCGCTGCCGCTCATCGGGCCCGGGAAGGTCGACCGTCGCGCGGTGGCGCGGCTCGCCACCGAGGCCCTCGCAGGGGCGCCGTCCGCCGCCCGCGTCCGCGCCGTCGAGCGGCACTGA
- a CDS encoding 1,4-dihydroxy-2-naphthoate polyprenyltransferase: MATFTDWVEGARLRTLPAAIAPVLVGTGAAHALGASSLPRALLAAGVALSLQVGVNFANDYSDGIRGTDAVRAGPARLTGSGAARPGAVRAAAFASFAVAGVLGLALCAVAQTWWFLAVGAVAVLAAWGYTGGKRPYGYRGLGEVAVFVFFGLVAVLGTTYTQALRVSWPALGGAVAIGLLACALIMVNNVRDIPTDSVTGKHTLAVRLGDAGARRAYVALVALPLLVGAVIALAHPGALLVLLLAPWVWRLARVVLGGAGGRDLIVVLRDTGLLELAYGVLLTVGLVL, translated from the coding sequence ATGGCCACGTTCACCGACTGGGTGGAAGGCGCCCGGCTGCGCACCCTCCCCGCGGCGATCGCCCCCGTCCTCGTCGGTACCGGCGCGGCGCACGCCCTCGGGGCGAGCTCCCTGCCGCGGGCGCTCCTCGCCGCGGGCGTCGCGCTGAGCCTGCAGGTCGGGGTGAACTTCGCCAACGACTACTCCGACGGGATCCGTGGCACGGACGCGGTCCGCGCCGGGCCCGCCCGCCTCACCGGCTCGGGGGCCGCCCGCCCGGGGGCCGTCCGTGCGGCGGCCTTCGCCTCCTTCGCCGTCGCGGGCGTGCTCGGCCTCGCGCTGTGCGCGGTGGCGCAGACGTGGTGGTTCCTCGCCGTCGGCGCCGTCGCGGTCCTCGCCGCCTGGGGCTACACCGGGGGCAAGCGCCCCTACGGCTACCGCGGCCTCGGTGAGGTGGCCGTCTTCGTCTTCTTCGGCCTCGTCGCCGTCCTCGGGACGACGTACACGCAGGCGCTCCGGGTGTCCTGGCCCGCCCTGGGCGGCGCCGTCGCCATCGGCCTGCTCGCGTGCGCGCTCATCATGGTCAACAACGTCCGGGACATCCCCACCGACTCCGTCACGGGCAAGCACACCCTCGCGGTGCGCCTCGGCGACGCCGGGGCCCGCCGGGCCTACGTCGCCCTCGTGGCCCTGCCCCTGCTCGTCGGGGCCGTCATCGCCCTCGCGCACCCCGGGGCGCTGCTCGTCCTACTGCTCGCGCCCTGGGTGTGGCGCCTGGCGCGGGTGGTCCTCGGCGGCGCCGGGGGCCGCGACCTCATCGTGGTGCTGCGCGACACCGGGCTCCTCGAGCTCGCCTACGGCGTGCTGCTCACCGTCGGCCTCGTCCTCTAG
- a CDS encoding PLD nuclease N-terminal domain-containing protein has product MRYLPFILGLALVIYALVDCVRSDDSRLPVGLPKAVWVVLIILFPGIGAIAWLVVSRAARFSAPDRGARRPGTAAGGPRPSRRPAGPVAPDDDPDFLANLDRERRRREREAREKPDTDPTPGATDAPEDAPEDDPGPTVG; this is encoded by the coding sequence ATGAGATACCTGCCCTTCATCCTCGGCCTGGCGTTGGTCATCTACGCCCTCGTCGACTGCGTGCGCTCCGACGACTCCCGCCTGCCGGTCGGCCTGCCCAAGGCGGTGTGGGTGGTCCTCATCATCCTCTTCCCTGGCATCGGCGCGATCGCCTGGCTGGTGGTGAGCCGCGCCGCCCGGTTCTCCGCGCCGGACCGGGGCGCGCGCCGCCCGGGGACGGCGGCCGGTGGCCCCCGGCCCTCCCGCCGGCCGGCCGGACCCGTCGCGCCCGACGACGACCCGGACTTCCTCGCCAACCTCGACCGCGAGCGCCGCCGGCGAGAGCGCGAGGCGCGGGAGAAGCCGGACACCGACCCCACACCGGGCGCCACCGACGCCCCGGAGGACGCCCCGGAGGACGACCCGGGCCCGACGGTCGGCTAG
- a CDS encoding GNAT family N-acetyltransferase: MGGDPGRVALRRWTTADAGALHAALAQSPDLATQLGRTDLDDLGACADLIATRLGASSPTAHHLAVAVDGTAVGNVSLTHVETRHGTAWVSYWLAPAARGRGLAARGLATVARWALADLDVFRLELGHRVNNPASCRVATRAGFAAEGIERGKLRYGDQRFDVETHARLATDPAPPLALLPRV; the protein is encoded by the coding sequence GTGGGCGGCGACCCCGGTCGGGTCGCGCTGCGCCGCTGGACGACGGCCGACGCCGGCGCCCTGCACGCCGCGCTCGCGCAGAGCCCCGACCTGGCGACGCAGCTGGGCCGCACCGACCTCGACGACCTCGGCGCCTGCGCGGACCTCATCGCCACCCGCCTCGGGGCGTCCTCGCCCACCGCGCACCACCTGGCCGTCGCCGTCGACGGCACCGCCGTGGGCAACGTGAGCCTCACCCACGTCGAGACGCGCCACGGCACGGCGTGGGTGTCGTACTGGCTGGCACCGGCGGCGCGGGGCCGTGGCCTGGCGGCCCGGGGGCTGGCCACCGTCGCCCGCTGGGCGCTGGCGGACCTGGACGTGTTCCGCCTGGAGCTGGGCCACCGGGTGAACAACCCGGCCTCCTGCCGGGTGGCGACCCGCGCCGGCTTCGCGGCCGAGGGGATCGAGCGGGGCAAGCTCCGCTACGGCGACCAGCGCTTCGACGTCGAGACCCACGCGCGGCTCGCCACGGACCCCGCGCCGCCGCTCGCCCTGCTCCCCCGCGTCTGA
- the ccsB gene encoding c-type cytochrome biogenesis protein CcsB, with protein sequence MNDTGQLSLLAIYGAMAAYAVAMVGFGIDLSGLRDGGAQGRRRRAVGVAMATTALGAALHLVGVVLRGVAAGRVPWANMYEFSLVFTLVAVLVFLGLQLGRDLRFLGAFVVTPVLLTLGLAVAVLYVAADGVQPALNHYWLVIHVSVATIAVGVLAIAAVLSVVQLAKERSELARASEAGVLSTVGGGPAEPVLRDEPREGGRSFWGRLADTVPGSVELERLAYRLNAVGFLLWSFTLVAGAIWAEHAWGRAWGWDPKEVWTFVIWVVYAAYLHARATRGWDGRKAAYFCLAGFGCILVNYFVVNLLIDGLHSYSGL encoded by the coding sequence GTGAACGACACCGGCCAGCTGAGCCTGCTGGCGATCTACGGCGCGATGGCCGCCTACGCGGTCGCGATGGTCGGTTTCGGCATCGACCTCTCGGGCCTGCGGGACGGCGGCGCCCAGGGGCGTCGCCGCCGCGCGGTGGGCGTCGCCATGGCGACGACCGCCCTGGGTGCCGCGCTCCACCTCGTCGGCGTCGTGCTGCGCGGGGTGGCGGCGGGCCGGGTGCCGTGGGCGAACATGTACGAGTTCTCCCTCGTCTTCACCCTCGTCGCCGTGCTCGTCTTCCTCGGCCTGCAGCTCGGCCGCGACCTGCGGTTCCTCGGCGCGTTCGTCGTCACCCCGGTGCTGCTCACCCTCGGGCTCGCCGTCGCGGTGCTCTACGTCGCGGCGGACGGCGTGCAGCCGGCGCTCAACCACTACTGGCTGGTCATCCACGTCTCGGTGGCCACCATCGCCGTCGGCGTCCTCGCCATCGCGGCCGTCCTGTCCGTGGTGCAGCTCGCCAAGGAGCGCAGCGAGCTCGCGCGGGCGAGCGAGGCCGGCGTGCTCAGCACGGTCGGTGGGGGCCCGGCCGAGCCGGTCCTCCGCGACGAGCCCCGCGAGGGCGGGCGCAGCTTCTGGGGCCGGCTCGCCGACACGGTGCCGGGCTCCGTCGAGCTCGAGCGGCTCGCCTACCGGCTCAACGCCGTCGGGTTCCTCCTGTGGTCCTTCACGCTCGTCGCCGGCGCCATCTGGGCCGAGCACGCCTGGGGCCGCGCCTGGGGCTGGGACCCCAAGGAGGTGTGGACGTTCGTCATCTGGGTCGTCTACGCCGCCTACCTCCACGCGCGTGCCACGCGCGGGTGGGACGGCCGCAAGGCGGCGTACTTCTGCCTCGCCGGCTTCGGCTGCATCCTCGTCAACTACTTCGTCGTCAACCTCCTCATCGACGGGCTGCACAGCTACTCCGGGCTCTGA
- the resB gene encoding cytochrome c biogenesis protein ResB produces the protein MAYRPEGLKTGLDLEPETTPAAAGDRPAGAPAPAGIGLRGWVRWAWRQLTSMRVALLLLMLLAVAALPGSFFPQLPQDPSAVAQYRTDHPALAPWLERLGFFDVYAAPWFAAVYLLLFVSLIGCILPRVGAHLRALRAAPPRVPRRFERFPTRGERTTTASADEVRTAVLARLRGRYRTTASPEGISAERGYLRETGNIVFHLSLVGVLVAFGYGQLVSYRGQAIVVEGQGFANALVDYDSFTPGTLFDEDRLEPFSFTLDSFESEFTVDAQARDFTAHVTVTQPGGEVYTDEIKVNHPLRAGGANVYLSGNGYAPRITVRDADGELAFSQAVPFLPEDGVYTSRGVVKVPDVSEGLEQLGFSGYLLPTAVADPSGGLRSVHPQPGAPLLVLTAYAGDLGLDDGEPQNAYELDTEAMTQLVDADGAPLTLLLEPGQSVDLPDGQGTVTFEELPRFVALDLRHDPSLGLLLASAVLAMVGLAASLFVPRRRLWLRLESDADGRTVVRAAALARGEDPGLRADLDRVLDAVPRGAGEPAEPHPQEET, from the coding sequence ATGGCCTACCGCCCCGAGGGACTCAAGACCGGGCTCGACCTCGAGCCGGAGACGACCCCCGCCGCGGCCGGCGACCGGCCCGCGGGGGCGCCCGCGCCGGCGGGCATCGGCCTGCGCGGCTGGGTGCGCTGGGCGTGGCGGCAGCTCACCAGCATGCGCGTGGCGCTGCTCCTGCTCATGCTCCTCGCCGTGGCCGCGCTGCCGGGGTCGTTCTTCCCCCAGCTGCCGCAGGACCCCAGCGCGGTGGCGCAGTACCGCACGGACCACCCCGCGCTGGCGCCCTGGCTCGAGCGCCTGGGGTTCTTCGACGTCTACGCCGCCCCCTGGTTCGCCGCCGTCTACCTCCTGCTCTTCGTCTCCCTCATCGGCTGCATCCTGCCGCGGGTGGGCGCTCACCTGCGGGCCCTGCGCGCCGCGCCGCCGCGGGTGCCCCGGCGCTTCGAGCGCTTCCCCACCCGGGGGGAGCGGACGACGACGGCGAGCGCCGACGAGGTGCGCACGGCCGTGCTCGCCCGCCTGCGGGGGCGCTACCGCACCACGGCCTCCCCCGAGGGGATCTCCGCCGAGCGGGGCTACCTGCGCGAGACCGGCAACATCGTCTTCCACCTCTCCCTGGTCGGCGTGCTCGTCGCGTTCGGCTACGGCCAGCTGGTGAGCTACCGCGGGCAGGCCATCGTCGTCGAGGGCCAGGGGTTCGCCAACGCGCTCGTCGACTACGACTCCTTCACCCCGGGCACCCTGTTCGACGAGGACCGCCTCGAGCCCTTCTCCTTCACCCTGGACTCCTTCGAGTCCGAGTTCACCGTGGACGCCCAGGCCCGCGACTTCACCGCGCACGTGACGGTGACGCAGCCCGGCGGCGAGGTGTACACCGACGAGATCAAGGTCAACCACCCCCTGCGGGCCGGCGGGGCCAACGTCTACCTCTCCGGCAACGGCTACGCGCCCCGGATCACCGTCCGCGACGCCGACGGCGAGCTCGCCTTCTCCCAGGCGGTGCCCTTCCTGCCCGAGGACGGCGTGTACACCTCGCGCGGCGTCGTCAAGGTCCCCGACGTCTCCGAGGGCCTCGAGCAGCTGGGCTTCTCCGGGTACCTGCTGCCCACGGCGGTGGCCGACCCCAGCGGGGGGCTGCGCTCGGTCCACCCCCAGCCGGGCGCGCCGCTGCTCGTCCTCACTGCGTACGCCGGTGACCTCGGTCTCGACGACGGCGAGCCGCAGAACGCCTACGAGCTCGACACCGAGGCGATGACCCAGCTCGTCGACGCCGACGGCGCCCCGCTCACCCTGCTCCTCGAGCCTGGCCAGAGCGTCGACCTCCCGGACGGCCAGGGCACGGTGACCTTCGAGGAGCTGCCGCGGTTCGTCGCCCTCGACCTGCGCCACGACCCCTCGCTCGGCCTCCTGCTCGCCTCCGCGGTCCTCGCGATGGTCGGGCTCGCCGCCTCGCTCTTCGTCCCGCGGCGCCGCCTGTGGCTACGCCTCGAGTCCGACGCCGACGGACGTACAGTGGTCCGCGCGGCCGCGCTGGCCCGCGGTGAGGACCCCGGCCTGCGGGCCGACCTCGACCGCGTCCTCGACGCCGTGCCGCGCGGTGCGGGTGAGCCCGCCGAGCCCCACCCCCAGGAGGAGACGTGA
- a CDS encoding cytochrome c biogenesis CcdA family protein: MLAAVPVALLAGVVSFASPCVLPLVPGYVGYLGGMTGEVAGTDRTATRGGTGRLLAGVTLFIAGFSAVFVLLGVVFGWAGLALAPWMDVITRVLGVVVIALGLAFMGVVPFLQQERRLHLRPRAGLWGAPVLGIVFGLGWAPCIGPTLSAVLLLSLDGASPVRGGVLALAYCLGLGVPFLLIALAYARSTRAVGFLRRHRVGIMRLGGALLVLVGLALVSGLWGVVTAWVQGLVAGFVTVV; encoded by the coding sequence ATGCTCGCCGCGGTGCCGGTGGCCCTGCTCGCCGGCGTGGTGTCGTTCGCCTCCCCGTGCGTGCTCCCGCTCGTGCCCGGCTACGTCGGCTACCTCGGTGGCATGACGGGGGAGGTCGCCGGCACCGACCGCACGGCCACGCGCGGCGGCACCGGCCGGCTGCTCGCCGGCGTCACGCTCTTCATCGCCGGCTTCTCGGCGGTGTTCGTCCTGCTCGGCGTGGTGTTCGGCTGGGCGGGCCTGGCCCTGGCGCCGTGGATGGACGTCATCACGCGGGTGCTCGGCGTCGTCGTCATCGCCCTCGGCCTCGCCTTCATGGGCGTCGTGCCGTTCCTCCAGCAGGAGCGGCGGCTGCACCTGCGCCCCCGGGCCGGCCTGTGGGGGGCGCCCGTGCTCGGCATCGTCTTCGGCCTGGGCTGGGCGCCCTGCATCGGCCCCACCCTGTCCGCGGTGCTCCTGCTCTCCCTCGACGGCGCCAGCCCCGTGCGCGGCGGGGTGCTCGCGCTCGCCTACTGCCTCGGCCTCGGGGTGCCCTTCCTCCTCATCGCCCTGGCGTACGCGCGCTCGACCCGGGCGGTGGGCTTCCTGCGCCGCCACCGGGTGGGGATCATGCGCCTGGGGGGCGCCCTGCTCGTCCTCGTCGGCCTCGCGCTCGTCTCCGGGCTGTGGGGCGTCGTCACCGCGTGGGTCCAGGGCCTCGTCGCCGGATTCGTGACGGTCGTGTGA
- a CDS encoding TlpA family protein disulfide reductase — protein sequence MSRRGASLLLAALLALGGCSTAGSGTTTGPEIEGAGYEAGDGSWTAWEPDERTEPVDLAGTTFAGESLDVAAWRGDVVVVNFWYAACPPCRAEAPDLADIHAEYADAGVHLLGVNPRDDAGTAQAFERTFAVPYPSLHDEEARAVAAMQGLVPLQAMPTTVVLDAEGRVAGRVLGQADPTVLRGLIDDVLAEGD from the coding sequence GTGAGCCGCCGGGGCGCGTCCCTCCTCCTCGCCGCCCTCCTCGCGCTGGGCGGCTGCTCCACCGCCGGCTCCGGCACGACGACCGGACCGGAGATCGAGGGCGCCGGGTACGAGGCCGGCGACGGGTCGTGGACCGCCTGGGAGCCGGACGAGCGCACCGAGCCCGTCGACCTCGCCGGCACGACGTTCGCCGGCGAGAGCCTCGACGTCGCCGCCTGGCGCGGCGACGTCGTCGTCGTCAACTTCTGGTACGCCGCCTGCCCGCCGTGCCGCGCCGAGGCCCCGGACCTCGCGGACATCCACGCCGAGTACGCCGACGCCGGGGTGCACCTGCTCGGCGTCAACCCGCGGGACGACGCGGGGACCGCCCAGGCGTTCGAGCGGACGTTCGCCGTGCCCTACCCGAGCCTGCACGACGAGGAGGCCCGGGCCGTGGCCGCGATGCAGGGCCTCGTGCCCCTCCAGGCGATGCCGACGACGGTCGTGCTCGACGCCGAGGGCCGCGTCGCCGGACGCGTCCTCGGCCAGGCGGACCCCACGGTGCTGCGCGGCCTCATCGACGACGTCCTCGCCGAGGGGGACTGA
- a CDS encoding histidine phosphatase family protein — protein MSRTTVHLLRHGEVHNPDGVLYGRLPGFRLSDRGQAMASRVAKVLHEGDHDIRLVLASPLQRAQETAAPTAAAFGLTVAADPRLIEADNDFEGTRVARDRASLASPKYWPRYVNPLRPSWGEPYRDQVERMRATIADARAAAEGGEALLVSHQLPIWVTRLFLERRPLWHDPRRRQCALASLTSLTFSGSRLVGLAYWEPAADLVSQARDVLPGTSAASPLAPGGAP, from the coding sequence ATGTCGCGAACGACTGTCCACCTGCTGCGCCACGGCGAGGTCCACAACCCGGACGGGGTCCTCTACGGGCGGCTGCCCGGGTTCCGCCTCTCCGACCGCGGCCAGGCCATGGCCTCGCGGGTGGCGAAGGTGCTCCACGAGGGCGACCACGACATACGCCTGGTCCTCGCCTCGCCGCTGCAGCGCGCGCAGGAGACGGCCGCCCCCACCGCGGCCGCCTTCGGCCTCACGGTGGCCGCGGACCCGCGCCTCATCGAGGCCGACAACGACTTCGAGGGCACCCGCGTCGCCCGCGACCGGGCCAGCCTCGCGAGCCCGAAGTACTGGCCGCGCTACGTCAACCCCCTGCGCCCGAGCTGGGGCGAGCCCTACCGCGACCAGGTCGAGCGGATGCGCGCGACCATCGCGGACGCGCGCGCCGCCGCGGAGGGCGGCGAGGCCCTCCTCGTGAGCCACCAGCTGCCCATCTGGGTGACCCGCCTCTTCCTCGAGCGGCGCCCGCTGTGGCACGACCCGCGCCGGCGCCAGTGCGCCCTCGCGTCCCTCACCTCGCTCACCTTCTCCGGGTCCCGGCTCGTCGGCCTCGCCTACTGGGAACCCGCCGCGGACCTCGTCTCGCAGGCCCGCGACGTCCTGCCCGGCACGTCCGCGGCGTCCCCGCTCGCTCCCGGGGGCGCCCCGTGA
- a CDS encoding YceI family protein: MGQTPTPGTYVIDGSHSEASFTVRHAGISKVRGKFDRFGGTITIAEDLSASAVDVTIESGSVNTGDANRDGHLRSADFWDAENKPTWTFRSTGVEGGGEEFTVHGDLTVNDVTRPVDLEVEYNGSTTDPFGVFRLGFSAKTEISRKDFGLTWNAALEAGGVLVGDKIKISLEVEVVPQPEETDAAEAATPEAQQAAAEQA; this comes from the coding sequence ATGGGCCAGACCCCCACCCCCGGCACCTACGTCATCGACGGCTCCCACAGCGAGGCGAGCTTCACCGTCCGTCACGCCGGCATCTCCAAGGTGCGCGGCAAGTTCGACCGGTTCGGCGGCACGATCACCATTGCCGAGGACCTCAGCGCCTCCGCGGTGGACGTGACCATCGAGTCCGGCTCGGTCAACACCGGTGACGCCAACCGCGACGGGCACCTGCGCTCGGCCGACTTCTGGGACGCCGAGAACAAGCCGACGTGGACCTTCCGCAGCACCGGGGTGGAGGGCGGGGGCGAGGAGTTCACCGTGCACGGCGACCTGACGGTCAACGACGTCACGCGGCCGGTCGACCTCGAGGTGGAGTACAACGGGTCGACCACCGACCCCTTCGGGGTCTTCCGGCTCGGCTTCTCGGCCAAGACGGAGATCTCCCGCAAGGACTTCGGCCTCACGTGGAACGCCGCCCTCGAGGCCGGTGGCGTCCTCGTCGGGGACAAGATCAAGATCTCCCTCGAGGTCGAGGTCGTCCCGCAGCCGGAGGAGACCGACGCCGCCGAGGCCGCCACGCCCGAGGCGCAGCAGGCCGCGGCCGAGCAGGCCTGA
- a CDS encoding HAAS signaling domain-containing protein — translation MTSSTVQRIETYLDDLARMLTGLDPVLRADVLGGVREHVDAALAGRGAATDADVDAVLAELGPPEAVAAAALEGGRSSSGSAVPAAATVRVPVLDRPWVPPTVGVLLLVMAGLYLLVLGAVAVLLPAATEVSAGGDAQGGEYAVLLPATYDLLWSVVAPVPVVGPLWLVGVVLLTASSLWSRREKWLGALLLPAVVVVDVVGIWVGGVLGGRAGTAAVLAVAWGAAAVLTAGVVTRLWRGGARRAAGPARR, via the coding sequence ATGACGTCGTCGACCGTCCAGCGGATCGAGACCTACCTCGACGACCTGGCCCGCATGCTCACCGGGCTGGACCCGGTCCTGCGGGCGGACGTCCTCGGCGGGGTGCGCGAGCACGTCGACGCCGCCCTCGCCGGTCGGGGCGCCGCCACCGACGCCGACGTCGACGCGGTGCTCGCCGAGCTCGGCCCGCCGGAGGCGGTGGCGGCCGCGGCGCTGGAGGGTGGGCGCTCGTCGAGCGGGTCCGCCGTGCCCGCCGCGGCGACGGTGCGCGTCCCGGTCCTCGACCGCCCCTGGGTGCCGCCGACGGTCGGCGTGCTCCTGCTGGTGATGGCGGGGCTGTACCTGCTCGTCCTCGGTGCGGTGGCCGTCCTCCTGCCCGCCGCCACCGAGGTGTCCGCAGGGGGCGACGCGCAAGGAGGCGAGTACGCCGTCCTCCTGCCCGCCACGTACGACCTCCTGTGGTCGGTGGTCGCGCCGGTCCCGGTCGTCGGCCCGCTCTGGCTCGTGGGCGTCGTCCTCCTCACCGCCTCGTCCCTGTGGTCGCGCCGGGAGAAGTGGCTCGGTGCCCTGCTGCTGCCCGCGGTCGTCGTCGTCGACGTCGTGGGGATCTGGGTCGGCGGTGTGCTCGGGGGGCGCGCGGGGACGGCGGCTGTGCTCGCCGTCGCCTGGGGTGCCGCGGCGGTCCTGACCGCCGGCGTCGTCACCCGCCTGTGGCGCGGGGGCGCCCGCCGGGCGGCCGGACCGGCGCGGCGCTAG
- a CDS encoding PadR family transcriptional regulator: MEPGAEGILTHLRRGALEYCVLALLRRGPHYGLDIARRLGAGALLMNGEGTLYPLLARLRRAGLVQTTWQESSSGPPRRYYALTGEGEAALARFAATWGPFRDAVDAALTGTSTSEGASS; the protein is encoded by the coding sequence ATGGAACCGGGGGCTGAGGGCATCCTCACGCACCTGCGTCGCGGTGCGCTCGAGTACTGCGTCCTCGCGCTGCTGCGTCGTGGACCGCACTACGGGCTCGACATCGCGCGCCGCCTCGGAGCGGGCGCGCTGCTCATGAACGGCGAGGGCACCCTGTACCCGCTGCTCGCCCGGCTGCGGAGGGCGGGACTGGTGCAGACCACGTGGCAGGAGTCGAGCTCCGGCCCGCCGCGGCGCTACTACGCCCTCACCGGGGAGGGGGAGGCGGCCCTCGCGCGGTTCGCGGCCACCTGGGGCCCTTTCCGGGACGCCGTCGACGCCGCACTGACCGGCACATCCACGAGCGAGGGAGCGTCCTCATGA
- a CDS encoding glutaredoxin family protein, with amino-acid sequence MDDVRVVLYGRAGCHLCDDARVVVARECAQAGVAWREVDVDTDPALAQRYGELVPVVEVDGVQRGYWRIEAGRLRAALG; translated from the coding sequence ATGGACGACGTGCGGGTGGTGCTCTACGGCCGGGCGGGGTGCCACCTGTGCGACGACGCCCGCGTGGTGGTCGCCCGGGAGTGCGCGCAGGCCGGCGTGGCCTGGCGCGAGGTCGACGTCGACACCGACCCGGCGCTCGCCCAGCGGTACGGCGAGCTCGTCCCCGTCGTCGAGGTCGACGGCGTCCAGCGCGGCTACTGGCGGATCGAGGCCGGGCGGCTGCGCGCCGCGCTGGGGTAG
- a CDS encoding HAD family hydrolase, producing the protein MPEPVVAAFFDVDNTIIRGASGYHLARELFRRKFFGVRDIAFFAGHYLAYTVLGENVTRIADIRARALRVVHGRTVAEIVSIGEEVYDQVLANRVFPAARALIDGHLAAGHQVWLITATPTEIGELIGRRLGATGALGTVAESEDGVYTGRLRGSLLHGEGKKAAALALAEREGIDLERSYAYGDSLNDVPILGAVGHPCAINPEPRLRLHASDVGWPVRDFRRRRRDVRGGMRTGVRGAGWAGAAWAFAAVVRAVRRQG; encoded by the coding sequence GTGCCAGAGCCAGTCGTCGCCGCCTTCTTCGACGTCGACAACACCATCATCCGTGGGGCGAGCGGGTACCACCTCGCCCGCGAGCTGTTCCGGCGCAAGTTCTTCGGCGTCCGCGACATCGCCTTCTTCGCGGGCCACTACCTCGCGTACACCGTGCTCGGGGAGAACGTCACCCGCATCGCCGACATCCGCGCGCGGGCGCTGCGCGTCGTGCACGGCCGCACGGTGGCCGAGATCGTCTCCATCGGCGAGGAGGTCTACGACCAGGTCCTCGCCAACCGGGTCTTCCCCGCCGCCCGCGCCCTCATCGACGGCCACCTGGCCGCCGGTCACCAGGTCTGGCTCATCACGGCCACCCCCACCGAGATCGGTGAGCTCATCGGCCGCCGCCTCGGGGCAACCGGTGCGCTCGGCACGGTGGCGGAGTCGGAGGACGGCGTCTACACGGGCCGGCTGCGGGGCAGCCTGCTCCACGGCGAGGGCAAGAAGGCCGCCGCCCTCGCCCTCGCCGAGCGCGAGGGCATCGACCTCGAGCGCAGCTACGCCTACGGGGACTCGCTCAACGACGTCCCGATCCTCGGCGCCGTCGGCCACCCCTGCGCGATCAACCCGGAGCCGCGGCTGCGGCTGCACGCCTCCGACGTCGGTTGGCCGGTCCGCGACTTCCGTCGGCGCCGCCGCGACGTGCGCGGGGGGATGCGCACCGGTGTACGCGGAGCGGGCTGGGCCGGTGCCGCCTGGGCGTTCGCGGCCGTCGTCCGCGCCGTGCGCCGCCAGGGCTGA